tggtctAATTCTCTCTTTTTTGTAACCAAGTGCCTCATTACTGTTCAAGCGTACGTTGCTAAATGTTATAAGATATTGGCATGTAAATACCTTGGTTACGGTTATTTGAGTTTAGattcattaatttaaattgGCAGGAAAATACCTTGGTTACGATTATGCGGTCTTTACATTCTCAACAAACAATTCATATTGGCGAAATGTACGAaaattggtggtggtggagttACTCTCCAGCAGAAGAATGGAGAAATTGAAACATGTTTGGGTGGCTGAGCTGCAAACCAACATCAAAGAACTCTACACTTCTGTTTCCATGGATAACAACAacgacaagaacaacagtctcTCTGCTCCGAAAGTGAACATGAGCCGATGGTTCGGACATTTAACCTTGAATTTGATCATGCAGATTGTGGCCGGCAGGAGGTACGAGTACCGAAGTGACGGAGTGGTCAACGAGGAGGCACAGTGTTTGAAGAAGGTGTTCAGCCAAGTTATGTATCTGTGGGGTGAGTTTGTCTCCGGGGATGCCATATTTCCACTCTGGTTTTTCAGGTGGTTGGACTATGAAGGCCATGTCAAGTCCATGAAAAAAGCTGCAAAGGATGTGGATGCCATCTTGCAAGATTGGGTGGATGTTAGGAGGAAGGAGAGGAGAAGTAACGACGATCAGAAGTTTATCGATGTCATGCTTTCGATGATTGATGATCAATTTACAAAAGGTTATCATTACACCCGCGACACAATTATTAAAGCAATAGTGTTGGTAAGTttcttactttttaaaaaatattcttgGGATTGGAGATGTTGGATGGATTTACAATACTTtgttttgtattaatttttatttgttattattgttttatcCCACAGAGTATGTTACAAGATGCCAGTGAAACATTTGCGAGTCACTTGACATGGATATTGGCTGTATTGCTAAAACATCCCGAATCATTCAAACGTGTTCAAGAGGAGATAGACACTAATATTGGCAAAGAAAGGTGGGCAGAAGAGTCTGATACTAAGAATTTACCATACCTTCAAGCCGTAGTCAAAGAAACAATGCGAGTATACCCACCAGGACCATACCTAGCTCCACACGAAGCGATCAAAGATTGTATAGTAGATGGCTATCACATCCCAAAGGGCACCCAACTATACGTCAATGTTTGGAGATTGCATCGTGATCCTAAAATCTGGTCTGATCCAGAAAAGTTTATACCAGAAAGGTTCATGACAAATTTAGAAGGGGAAGATGCTCAAAACAGACAATATCAATTTGTCCCATTTGGTCTTGGACGACGATCATGTCCTGGAAATTTATATGCAACACAAATTACACATGTTGCAGTTGCTCGACTATTTCAAGGCTTTAATTTCAGCACAATTCCAAATGAGCCATTGGACATGACTGAAGGTGGAGGCATTACCTTACCTAAATTAACTCCCTTGGAAGTACTCATTACACCGCGTTCCCCTGCTCTATTTGAACTATAAGCATATATGCTTAATGGGCAGGtatgtgtttttaattttctatttggTCAAATAAAAGTCTTTAGTGTATGCATGGTGTATACATGCATATAGAATAAGTGAATGGAATTTCGATTCCCATTTGCTCTATATTACTTTCGAAAGTACACAACATTTTCTTAAATGTGTTATCTATTAAAGTTTCGATTTTAGAAGATATTTGCCAATTACATATTATTTGTCTTCTTTCTTTATTATGGAAACAAAATGTGGCTAATTTAACTCTTTAAAAGGAATGGAATAAATATCTATTCAAAAATCATACTCATTCCACAAATTTATCACTTGTTTTCGCTAATCTTCTCATCTCATCCAATACACTTGTGAAATTGTTAAGAACTAGACTATTCTCTAACCCCAATAATCAAACGTTAAAAAAGAATCATAGAACAGAAACATCTCGTACCAATTCCTACCTAGTCACCTTGAATGTATGCTTATCGATTAACTTCAACAATTTTGAACAACACAATCCTCTTAATTGGCAAGCCCAGTACTCAACTTGGACAATTTCTAATAATCAACCATAGTAATTACTCTTATCTATACTGTAATTTATAATGCAAActttattattcattatttttctaTCTCCACCATAATTAATGGTGTGAATTTTAAAACCCTGAATAGGTAGTGACTGATTTTAATGGCCTTTTGCAAGCAAGATCCATTATAAATATGTCTAAAATGTTGTTTGAAGGATCATGTGtctgtatattatataaaaaagtgtttatttttaaaaagttgaagtTCAAACAATTAAATGTATGAAAATTGTCTACATATAAGGGGCTTACCTGAATATTCATTAAACCAATTTGTAAATTCACTCTCAAATTTACCATTGATGTTAATACTAGAATGTTTGGTTAACCCTGTTTTATTTTATGGTATATATCATTAAGATTAAGATGAACGAAAATAAGATATTAGAGCATTAAATATCccaaaaatcatcaacaataataTCCTAGGTAATAATGTAGTACTATACAGGCAACTAGGAAAGCataacacaacaaattaaaagagttaTAGGGCGAAGTGTGTGACTGGCCTGGGGAATCTTCACTGCCAGAAATCTGGAGCTGTACGCCGATAAATGTTGCCGCAACCAAGGAATCGCAGGCCGGAAAGTTTAGTGGAGATTTTCCggtatttttttgtgtgtgtgtgtgtgtggggatCATGAATTACACAatgctgtgtgaaccatgaacacaatacatttttaatatactaaaagtacaaatgtatattatattaccaattaaatGTCCTAaacttatactaatatttagtCAATAGTTTTCAAATTACATATGATTCATTCCTAATAGACTCTCAACCAATTAaattaccaattaattatttctttctttttatgtGTATCATATAGCTTCGGAGTCGAACAACAATGATttaatgtttaatgttttattttttgcctTGGCAGTTTATCGGGGCCAaaccatttttataattttatattttgttctaGTATTTTAGTTCTTGTCAAATTCTTGAGGGAATAACAAGCATCGTCATACAAATTGAGGAAGCTAATCGCCTAATCCACATGCATGAGAAAATATTGCATGTTTCAACAGGATAAGGAATAATGTTTTTCTTACAAACGATACTTAAAATCTAGGACAAAGACTTCAAATccataataacaaaattattaaacgGTACGATTGTTGAAAATTAAACCTAAATTACCCCATAACaagtaaaaaatgtaatacacaTCATACAGTAACAGGAACATAGATCTTCTAATGGTGTAATCAATAGAGAGCAGATGGCAAGCGAGGCGTAATGACTACTTCCAATGGATTAGCTCTTGGCATTGTAATGCCTAAACCTTCACTCATATCCAATGCCTCATTTGAAGGTGTGTTGAAATTGAAGCCTTGAACCAAACGGGCAACTGCAAGATGTGTTATCTGTGTTGCATATAGTATTCCAGGACATGATCGTCGCCCAAAACCAAATGGAACATATTGAAACTGTCGATTATGGACACCGGTGTCTTCTGGGTTTGTCAAGAACCTTTCTGGTGAGAACTTTTCGGGGTCCGGCCATATTTGAGGATCGCGATGTAGCTTCCACACGTTCACATACAACTGTGTGCCCTTTGGAATGTGGTAGCCCCCTATGGTACAATCTTCTATTGCTTCGTGTGGTACTAAGAAAGGAGCTGGTGGGTACATTCGTAATGTTTCTTTCACTACAGCTTGGAGGTatggtaaatttttaatatcagAATCTTCTACCCACCTTTCTCTACCAACATTGGCATCTATCTCTTCTTGAACACGCTCTAGTGCTTCTCTATTCTTCAGCAACACGGATAGGATCCATATGAAGTGGACAGAAAACGTTTCACTACCATCTTGTAACATACTCTATAGAATAAGATAACAACAAATAAATGTTAATACAAACTTAGCTATCTAAGTCACTTATATGATGAGTTTCCAAGCAGATCAAATCAAAAACTCAAGAAAACATACCAACACCGTTGCCTTGATAATTGTGTCACGCGTATAAGTTTGACCTTCTAAAAATTTATCATCAATCATCGAAAGCATAACATCGATAAACCCTTGATCTTCATTTTTCCCATTCTCCCTCTTCCTAGCATCTACCCAATATTGCAAAATGGCATCCAAGGCCTTTGCAACTCTTTTCATGGTCTTGACATGGCCTTCATAGTCCAACCACCTAAACAACCAAAGTGGAAATATTGTATCCCCTGATACAACTTCTCCCCACAAAAACATAACCTCTTTGAACACCTTTTTCATACATTCTGCCTCTTGGTCTACCACTCCATCACTCCTGTACTCGTACCTCCTTCCTGCCACTACCTTCACTATCAAGTTTAAGGTTAAATGTTCAAACCATTGGCTCatgtttattactttatttttggAGGGATTAATGTTGCTACCAACAGAAATACTACAAGTAGTGTAGAGTTCTTTGATGTTAGCCTGCAGCTCTGTCACCCAAACATGTTTCAATTTCTCCAANNNNNNNNNNNNNNNNNNNNNNNNNNNNNNNNNNNNNNNNNNNNNNNNNNNNNNNNNNNNNNNNNNNNNNNNNNNNNNNNNNNNNNNNNNNNNNNNNNNNNNNNNNNNNNNNNNNNNNNNNNNNNNNNNNNNNNNNNNNNNNNNNNNNNNNNNNNNNNNNNNNNNNNNNNNNNNNNNNNNNNNNNNNNNNNNNNNNNNNNNNNNNNNNNNNNNNNNNNNNNNNNNNNNNNNNNNNNNNNNNNNNNNNNNNNNNNNNNNNNNNNNNNNNNNNNNNNNNNNNNNNNNNNNNNNNNNNNNNNNNNNNNNNNNNNNNNNNNNNNNNNNNNNNNNNNNNNNNNNNNNNNNNNNNNNNNNNNNNNNNNNNNNNNNNNNNNNNNNNNNNNNNNNNNNNNNNNNNNNNNNNNNNNNNNNNNNNNNNNNNNNNNNNNNNNNNNNNNNNNNNNNNNNNNNNNNNNNNNNNNNNNNNNNNNNNNNNNNNNNNNNNNNNNNNNNNNNNNNNNNNNNNNNNNNNNNNNNNNNNNNNNNNNNNNNNNNNNNNNNNNNNNNNNNNNNNNNNNNNNNNNNNNNNNNNNNNNNNNNNNNNNNNNNNNNNNNNNNNNNNNNNNNNNNNNNNNNNNNNNNNNNNNNNNNNNNNNNNNNNNNNNNNNNNNNNNNNNNNNNNNNNNNNNNNNNNNNNNNNNNNNNNNNNNNNNNNNNNNNNNNNNNNNNNNNNNNNNNNNNNNNNNNNNNNNNNNNNNNNNNNNNNNNNNNNNNNNNNNNNNNNNNNNNNNNNNNNNNNNNNNNNNNNNNNNNNNNNNNNNNNNNNNNNNNNNNNNNNNNNNNNNNNNNNNNNNNNNNNNNNNNNNNNNNNNNNNNNNNNNNNNNNNNNNNNNNNNNNNNNNNNNNNNNNNNNNNNNNNNNNNNNNNNNNNNNNNNNNNNNNNNNNNNNNNNNNNNNNNNNNNNNNNNNNNNNNNNNNNNNNNNNNNNNNNNNNNNNNNNNNNNNNNNNNNNNNNNNNNNNNNNNNNNNNNNNNNNNNNNNNNNNNNNNNNNNNNNNNNNNNNNNNNNNNNNNNNNNNNNNNNNNNNNNNNNNNNNNNNNNNNNNNNNNNNNNNNNNNNNNNNNNNNNNNNNNNNNNNNNNNNNNNNNNNNNNNNNNNNNNNNNNNNNNNNNNNNNNNNNNNNNNNNNNNNNNNNNNNNNNNNNNNNNNNNNNNNNNNNNNNNNNNNNNNNNNNNNNNNNNNNNNNNNNNNNNNNNNNNNNNNNNNNNNNNNNNNNNNNNNNNNNNNNNNNNNNNNNNNNNNNNNNNNNNNNNNNNNNNNNNNNNNNNNNNNNNNNNNNNNNNNNNNNNNNNNNNNNNNNNNNNNNNNNNNNNN
This region of Ipomoea triloba cultivar NCNSP0323 chromosome 15, ASM357664v1 genomic DNA includes:
- the LOC116006326 gene encoding xanthotoxin 5-hydroxylase CYP82C4-like isoform X1, coding for MDIFTYFSSIFALVALLLISLSWRRARKGSRSAPEAGGAWPIVGHLHLLRAAVPLVRTLSALADKYGPVFMIRLGKPRALVVSNWEAVKDCFATNDKLLAARPTTSQGKYLGYDYAVFSFSTYNSYWRKIRKLVVVELLSNRRLEKLKHVWVTELQANIKELYTTCSISVGSNINPSKNKVINMSQWFEHLTLNLIVKVVAGRRYEYRSDGVVDQEAECMKKVFKEVMFLWGEVVSGDTIFPLWLFRWLDYEGHVKTMKRVAKALDAILQYWVDARKRENGKNEDQGFIDVMLSMIDDKFLEGQTYTRDTIIKATVLSMLQDGSETFSVHFIWILSVLLKNREALERVQEEIDANVGRERWVEDSDIKNLPYLQAVVKETLRMYPPAPFLVPHEAIEDCTIGGYHIPKGTQLYVNVWKLHRDPQIWPDPEKFSPERFLTNPEDTGVHNRQFQYVPFGFGRRSCPGILYATQITHLAVARLVQGFNFNTPSNEALDMSEGLGITMPRANPLEVVITPRLPSALY
- the LOC116006326 gene encoding xanthotoxin 5-hydroxylase CYP82C4-like isoform X2, whose protein sequence is MDIFTYFSSIFALVALLLISLSWRRARKGSRSAPEAGGAWPIVGHLHLLRAAVPLVRTLSALADKYGPVFMIRLGKPRALVVSNWEAVKDCFATNDKLLAARPTTSQGKYLGYDYAVFSFSTYNSYWRKIRKLVVVELLSNRRLEKLKHVWVTELQANIKELYTTCSISVGSNINPSKNKVINMSQWFEHLTLNLIVKVVAGRRYEYRSDGVVDQEAECMKKVFKEVMFLWGEVVSGDTIFPLWLFRWLDYEGHVKTMKRVAKALDAILQYWVDARKRENGKNEDQGFIDVMLSMIDDKFLEGQTYTRDTIIKATVLSMLQDGSETFSVHFIWILSVLLKNREALERVQEEIDANVGRERWVEDSDIKNLPYLQAVVKETLRMYPPAPFLVPHEAIEDCTIGGYHIPKGTQLYVNVWKLHRDPQIWPDPEKFSPERFLTNPEDTGVHNRQFQYVPFGFGRRSCPGILYATQITHLAVARLVQGFNFNTPSNEALDMSEGLGITMPRANPLEVVITPRLPSALY